From one Streptomyces sp. R41 genomic stretch:
- a CDS encoding S8 family serine peptidase: protein MTAPYQRSRRAIAIPLGMATATALAFLPNVTASAAEAPQQVAAADATSLSYVVNVRPGHGTSASVKKAIAEAGGTIVTSYDQIGVIVVHSSNADFAKTIRGVRGVESAGNTRNAPLPAQSTTDVGTPKALTAQQEEVASAEAVDGQDPLEPLQWDLPAIKADKAHEKTLGSSKVTVAVIDTGVDDTHPDIAPNFDRDASVNCVSGKPDTADGAWRPTAAESPHGTHVAGEIAGAKNGVGITGVAPGVKVAGIKVATTAGYFYTEAVVCGFVWAAEHGVDVTNNSYYTDPWYFNCKDDPDQKALVDAITRASQYAEKKGAVNVAAAGNESYDLAADTITDPVSPNDGTPSDRVIDPSKCFDIPTQLPGVVTVAATGAKGIKSSFSNYGLGVIDIAAPGGDSTRYQTPAPPATSGLILGPLPGGKWGYMAGTSMATPHVAGVAALIKSTHPHAPAALVKALLYAEADATPCTDPYDIDSDGKVDAVCEGPKNYNGFYGWGTADALDAVTK, encoded by the coding sequence ATGACAGCGCCCTACCAGCGCTCCCGTCGCGCCATAGCGATCCCGCTCGGGATGGCCACGGCGACGGCCCTCGCCTTCCTGCCGAACGTCACCGCGTCGGCCGCGGAGGCGCCCCAGCAGGTTGCCGCCGCCGACGCGACCTCGCTCAGCTATGTCGTCAACGTCCGCCCCGGGCATGGCACTTCCGCCTCCGTGAAGAAGGCCATCGCCGAGGCGGGCGGCACCATCGTGACGTCGTACGACCAGATCGGCGTGATCGTCGTGCACTCGTCGAACGCCGACTTCGCCAAGACGATCCGTGGCGTGCGCGGCGTGGAATCGGCCGGGAACACGCGCAACGCTCCGCTGCCCGCCCAGTCGACCACCGACGTGGGCACGCCGAAGGCGCTCACCGCCCAGCAGGAGGAGGTGGCGAGCGCCGAAGCCGTCGACGGACAGGACCCGTTGGAGCCGCTGCAGTGGGATCTGCCCGCCATCAAGGCGGACAAGGCGCACGAGAAGACGCTCGGCAGCAGCAAGGTCACCGTCGCCGTGATCGACACCGGTGTCGACGACACGCACCCCGACATCGCGCCGAACTTCGACCGGGACGCGTCGGTCAACTGCGTGTCGGGCAAGCCGGACACGGCCGACGGGGCCTGGCGGCCCACGGCCGCGGAGAGCCCGCACGGCACGCATGTGGCGGGTGAGATCGCAGGCGCCAAGAACGGCGTCGGCATCACCGGTGTCGCGCCGGGCGTGAAGGTCGCCGGCATCAAGGTGGCCACCACGGCCGGCTACTTCTACACGGAGGCCGTGGTCTGCGGCTTCGTGTGGGCGGCCGAGCACGGTGTCGACGTCACCAACAACAGCTATTACACCGACCCCTGGTACTTCAACTGCAAGGACGACCCGGACCAGAAGGCCCTGGTCGACGCGATCACCCGCGCCTCGCAGTACGCGGAGAAGAAGGGCGCGGTCAACGTCGCGGCGGCGGGCAACGAGAGCTACGACCTGGCGGCCGACACGATCACCGACCCGGTCTCCCCGAACGACGGGACCCCGTCGGACCGGGTGATCGACCCGTCCAAGTGCTTTGACATCCCCACCCAGTTGCCGGGCGTCGTCACGGTCGCGGCGACCGGCGCGAAGGGCATCAAGTCGTCCTTCTCCAACTACGGCCTGGGCGTCATCGACATCGCCGCACCCGGCGGCGACTCGACGCGCTACCAGACGCCGGCCCCGCCCGCCACGAGCGGTCTGATCCTGGGCCCGCTGCCGGGTGGCAAGTGGGGCTACATGGCCGGTACGTCGATGGCGACCCCGCATGTCGCGGGCGTGGCCGCCCTCATCAAGTCGACGCATCCGCACGCCCCCGCCGCCCTGGTGAAGGCGCTGCTGTACGCCGAGGCCGACGCCACACCGTGCACCGACCCGTACGACATCGACAGCGACGGCAAGGTCGACGCGGTGTGCGAGGGGCCGAAGAACTACAACGGCTTCTACGGCTGGGGCACGGCGGACGCATTGGACGCGGTGACCAAGTAG
- a CDS encoding CoA transferase: MTHSPMVAVWEELGGDPALLPRVSTVAREGALKARLPVRELARGCVGACALAAAELAARRAGLAEVPRVRVDDGAVATAFVSERHLLIDGRAPVSFAPLSRFWRTADGSVRTHANYPHHRARLLGALGLADDATVEDVAGLLAERSAAEVEETVYGAGGLAVALRTAKEWAAHEQGIAVAGRPLIEHDHVDTARARVLPPLDGDPLLPATGVRVLDLTRVIAGPVATRTLALLGADVLRVDAPRLPEDPDAHADTGFGKRSTTLDLATDRSTFDELLAAADVVVTGYRPGALDRFGLSPEALAERKPGLIVSQLSAWGAYGPWGERRGFDSLVQVATGIAATEGSPEQPGALPAQALDHGTGYLLAAAVLRALTEQSEQGYGRVVRLALARTAAWLTDGIERGEAGPAKIGEARPVERREGQDLAYDRPDAWLAERDSGIGRLRYALPPVSFMGGPADWARPPGAWGTDPARWA; this comes from the coding sequence ATGACGCATTCACCGATGGTTGCTGTGTGGGAGGAGCTGGGCGGAGATCCCGCGCTGCTCCCCCGGGTTTCGACCGTTGCGCGGGAGGGCGCGCTCAAGGCCCGGCTGCCTGTGCGGGAGTTGGCACGGGGCTGTGTGGGGGCGTGTGCGCTGGCGGCCGCCGAGTTGGCGGCGCGGCGGGCCGGGCTCGCGGAGGTGCCCCGGGTGCGGGTGGACGACGGGGCCGTCGCCACGGCGTTCGTCAGTGAGCGGCATCTGCTGATCGACGGGCGGGCGCCGGTCAGTTTCGCACCGTTGTCGCGGTTCTGGCGGACGGCGGACGGGTCGGTGCGGACGCACGCGAACTATCCGCATCACCGGGCAAGGCTGCTGGGCGCGTTGGGGCTTGCGGACGACGCGACGGTGGAGGACGTCGCCGGCCTGCTCGCCGAGCGGTCCGCGGCGGAGGTGGAGGAGACGGTGTACGGCGCCGGGGGCCTCGCCGTCGCGCTGCGCACGGCCAAGGAGTGGGCCGCGCACGAGCAGGGGATCGCGGTGGCCGGGCGGCCGTTGATCGAGCACGACCACGTGGACACCGCACGCGCGCGTGTGCTCCCCCCTCTCGACGGCGATCCGCTGCTGCCCGCCACCGGGGTGCGTGTCCTGGACCTGACCCGGGTCATCGCGGGCCCGGTCGCCACCCGCACACTCGCCCTGCTGGGCGCGGACGTGCTGCGCGTGGACGCGCCGCGGCTTCCCGAAGACCCCGACGCTCACGCGGACACCGGCTTCGGGAAGCGGTCGACGACGCTGGACCTGGCGACCGACCGGAGCACCTTCGACGAGCTGCTCGCTGCGGCGGACGTCGTCGTCACCGGGTACCGGCCCGGCGCGCTGGACCGGTTCGGGCTCTCCCCCGAGGCGCTGGCCGAGCGCAAACCCGGGCTGATCGTGTCGCAGTTGTCGGCGTGGGGAGCGTACGGGCCATGGGGTGAGCGGCGGGGCTTCGACAGCCTGGTGCAGGTGGCCACCGGGATCGCCGCGACCGAGGGCTCGCCCGAGCAACCGGGTGCGCTGCCCGCGCAGGCCCTCGACCACGGCACGGGCTATCTGCTGGCGGCGGCCGTACTGCGCGCGCTGACCGAGCAGTCGGAGCAGGGGTACGGCCGGGTCGTACGGCTGGCGCTGGCGCGGACGGCGGCCTGGCTCACGGACGGGATCGAGCGGGGTGAGGCGGGGCCTGCCAAGATTGGTGAGGCGAGGCCCGTCGAGCGGCGCGAGGGGCAGGACCTGGCGTACGACCGGCCGGACGCCTGGCTCGCCGAGCGGGACAGCGGGATCGGACGGCTGCGGTACGCCCTGCCGCCGGTCTCCTTCATGGGCGGACCGGCCGACTGGGCGCGACCGCCGGGGGCTTGGGGGACGGACCCGGCTCGGTGGGCCTGA
- a CDS encoding CopD family protein gives MTRPSADVADASGPTRGRVTGRAVAVLALVAVAALIPLLGPRTALQGTGEAAAPGVGGIAVLRTVLFAALCVPAGELFAARLARRVPGAPLEDAPRSWAPYTAAAGFVAALGLASVVATGNLLPHHLSDMDVGGLYRTRDGKLALLEVNAFAVAWLCARSRRPGAQVWPLAALVVAEALRAHPATEHGTLVGSGLTLIHVTCAALWAGGLLHVLRMLRKWRVTASEAGAALLGLYARVAAVLFAAITATGIWSALRRMPPGTVLDQLTSTAYGRTLLAKVLVVAAVAVLAVWARLRLRRAADPLSAYSPARAEVVALGVVVAVSGVLTALPVPIRW, from the coding sequence TTGACAAGACCCTCGGCCGACGTGGCGGACGCGAGCGGGCCGACGCGGGGCCGTGTCACCGGCCGGGCCGTCGCCGTACTCGCCCTGGTGGCCGTCGCGGCCTTGATACCACTGCTCGGCCCGCGCACCGCGCTGCAGGGTACGGGCGAGGCCGCGGCGCCCGGCGTCGGCGGCATCGCCGTGCTGCGTACGGTGCTGTTCGCGGCGCTGTGCGTCCCCGCGGGCGAACTGTTCGCGGCCCGGCTGGCCCGCCGCGTGCCCGGGGCGCCGCTGGAGGACGCGCCCCGCAGCTGGGCGCCGTACACCGCTGCCGCCGGGTTCGTCGCAGCGTTGGGGCTCGCCTCCGTCGTGGCGACCGGCAATCTGCTGCCGCACCACCTCTCCGACATGGACGTCGGCGGGCTCTACCGGACCCGGGACGGAAAGCTGGCGCTCCTGGAGGTCAACGCGTTCGCGGTGGCATGGCTGTGCGCCCGCTCACGCCGACCGGGCGCCCAAGTGTGGCCACTGGCCGCACTGGTGGTCGCGGAGGCGCTGCGCGCCCACCCCGCGACGGAACACGGCACGCTGGTCGGCTCCGGTCTGACACTCATTCATGTCACCTGCGCCGCGCTGTGGGCGGGCGGTCTGCTGCACGTCCTGCGGATGCTGCGGAAGTGGCGTGTCACGGCTTCGGAGGCGGGTGCCGCGCTGCTCGGCCTCTACGCGCGCGTGGCGGCCGTCCTGTTCGCGGCGATCACCGCGACAGGCATCTGGAGCGCGCTGCGCCGCATGCCGCCCGGCACGGTCCTGGACCAGCTGACGTCGACGGCGTACGGCCGCACCCTGCTCGCCAAGGTGCTCGTGGTGGCCGCCGTCGCCGTCCTGGCCGTGTGGGCGCGACTGCGGCTGCGCCGGGCGGCGGACCCGCTCAGTGCCTACTCCCCCGCGCGTGCGGAGGTCGTGGCACTGGGCGTGGTCGTCGCCGTCTCGGGTGTGCTGACGGCACTGCCGGTGCCGATCAGGTGGTGA
- a CDS encoding zinc-dependent alcohol dehydrogenase family protein, with translation MRATTIHAPYDMRVEDVPEPVAQLPTDAVVRVLRACICGSDLWAYRGEAARQPGQRIGHEFLGIVEDTGSEVTGVRRGDLVVAPFMWSDGVCDYCREGLTTSCEHGGFWGAVGYDGGQGEAVRVPFADGTLVQLPKDAASDDHLLSALLTLSDVMGTGHHAALGAGARKGATVAVVGDGAVGLCAVLAAKRLGAERIIALGRHQARTDIARRFGATDVVAERGDAAVEAVRELTRGQGAHCVVEAVGTEQSMKTAVNITRDGGAIGFVGVPHGSGTGLDLGVMFDRNIALRGGVAPVRAYIPELLPDVLDGTIDPSPVFDMTVDMEGVPDGYKAMDERTALKVLVTN, from the coding sequence ATGCGCGCCACCACCATCCACGCCCCGTACGACATGCGCGTGGAGGACGTGCCCGAGCCCGTGGCACAGCTGCCCACCGACGCGGTCGTACGGGTGCTGCGCGCCTGCATCTGCGGCAGCGACCTGTGGGCGTACCGCGGCGAGGCGGCCCGGCAGCCGGGTCAGCGGATCGGGCACGAGTTCCTCGGCATCGTGGAGGACACCGGCTCCGAGGTGACCGGTGTCCGGCGCGGTGACCTGGTCGTCGCGCCCTTCATGTGGTCCGACGGCGTGTGCGACTACTGCCGCGAGGGGCTCACCACGTCGTGCGAGCACGGCGGCTTCTGGGGTGCCGTGGGGTACGACGGCGGGCAGGGCGAGGCCGTGCGCGTGCCGTTCGCCGACGGCACCCTCGTACAGCTGCCCAAGGACGCGGCCTCCGACGACCATCTGCTGTCGGCCCTGCTGACGCTGTCCGACGTCATGGGCACCGGCCATCACGCGGCCCTCGGCGCCGGGGCCCGGAAGGGCGCCACCGTCGCCGTCGTCGGCGACGGGGCCGTCGGACTGTGCGCCGTGCTGGCCGCCAAGCGGCTCGGGGCCGAGCGGATCATCGCGCTCGGACGCCACCAGGCGCGTACGGACATCGCGCGTCGCTTCGGCGCCACCGATGTCGTCGCCGAGCGCGGCGACGCGGCCGTCGAGGCCGTGCGAGAGCTGACGCGGGGACAGGGCGCGCACTGTGTCGTCGAGGCGGTCGGGACCGAGCAGTCCATGAAGACGGCCGTGAACATCACTCGCGACGGCGGCGCCATCGGCTTCGTCGGCGTCCCGCACGGCAGCGGTACGGGCCTGGACCTGGGCGTCATGTTCGACCGGAACATCGCCCTGCGCGGCGGTGTCGCGCCTGTGCGCGCGTACATTCCGGAGCTGCTGCCCGACGTCCTCGACGGGACCATCGATCCGTCGCCCGTCTTCGACATGACGGTCGACATGGAGGGCGTGCCCGACGGCTACAAGGCGATGGACGAGCGGACCGCCCTCAAGGTGCTTGTCACCAACTGA
- a CDS encoding lysoplasmalogenase, whose translation MNPRHARVLLVAFALAVVVDLVSLAAGYDLGHRIAKPLLMPLLAAHAGVRGGPRLLVAALLCGWGGDVMLLSDADPAFLVGMASFAAGHVCYLVLFKPHFAKGTPRARGTWLAGGYVIALVATVILLWPDLPAGLRIPVAGYSLLLTAMAYGAGRLGLVAGLGGALFMLSDTLIATGVADWPQLPRPDFWIMLTYAAAQYLLVRGVLGTLGARPAPTAAYGEMRSTTP comes from the coding sequence GTGAACCCACGCCACGCGCGCGTGCTGCTCGTCGCCTTCGCTCTCGCGGTGGTCGTCGACCTCGTCTCCCTGGCCGCCGGGTACGACCTCGGGCACCGGATCGCCAAGCCGCTCCTGATGCCACTGCTCGCCGCCCACGCGGGTGTACGCGGCGGCCCGCGGCTCCTGGTCGCCGCGCTGCTCTGCGGCTGGGGCGGCGACGTCATGCTCCTGTCCGACGCCGACCCGGCCTTCCTCGTCGGGATGGCCTCTTTCGCGGCGGGGCACGTGTGCTACCTCGTGCTCTTCAAGCCTCATTTCGCAAAAGGCACTCCACGCGCGCGTGGAACCTGGCTCGCGGGGGGATACGTCATCGCCCTCGTGGCCACCGTCATCCTCCTGTGGCCCGACCTGCCCGCCGGTCTTCGTATCCCCGTCGCGGGCTACAGCCTCCTGCTGACCGCGATGGCGTACGGGGCCGGCCGGCTCGGGCTCGTCGCGGGTCTTGGGGGCGCTCTCTTCATGCTCTCGGACACGCTCATCGCCACCGGGGTCGCCGACTGGCCGCAGCTCCCGAGGCCGGACTTCTGGATCATGCTCACCTACGCCGCGGCACAGTATCTGCTGGTCCGCGGAGTGCTGGGCACCCTCGGCGCGCGCCCCGCGCCGACGGCGGCGTACGGTGAGATGCGCTCAACCACCCCCTGA
- a CDS encoding sterol desaturase family protein: protein MPNLPDVVLWSIPAFVLLTVIEMVSVRIHPDEDAAGYEAKDAATSVGMGLGSLVFDFLWKIPIVAVYTAIYELTPLRVPVLWWTVPLMLLAQDFFYYWSHRGHHVIRILWACHVVHHSSRKFNLTTALRQPWTSLTVWPFYVPLIALGVHPAALAFCSSANLVYQFWIHTERIDKLPRAFEFVFNTPSHHRVHHASQGGYLDRNFGGILIVWDRLFGSFVAETERPVYGLTKNIATYNPLRVATHEYAAIARDLKAAASWRERAGRVFRGPGWQPAGAVTAKKPVTEPVA from the coding sequence ATGCCGAACCTGCCCGATGTCGTGCTGTGGTCGATACCCGCCTTTGTGCTGCTCACCGTGATCGAGATGGTGAGCGTCCGGATCCATCCGGACGAGGACGCCGCGGGGTACGAGGCGAAGGACGCCGCGACGAGTGTCGGCATGGGGCTCGGGAGCCTCGTCTTCGACTTCCTGTGGAAGATCCCGATCGTCGCGGTCTACACGGCGATCTACGAGCTCACACCCCTCCGCGTGCCCGTCCTGTGGTGGACCGTGCCGCTGATGCTGCTCGCCCAGGACTTCTTCTACTACTGGTCCCACCGCGGGCATCACGTCATCCGCATCCTCTGGGCCTGCCATGTAGTCCACCACTCCAGCCGCAAGTTCAACCTCACCACCGCCCTGCGCCAGCCGTGGACGTCCCTCACCGTGTGGCCCTTCTACGTCCCGCTGATCGCCCTGGGCGTGCACCCGGCGGCGCTCGCGTTCTGCTCGTCGGCGAACCTCGTCTACCAGTTCTGGATCCACACCGAGCGCATCGACAAGCTGCCCCGGGCCTTCGAGTTCGTCTTCAACACCCCGTCGCACCACCGGGTGCACCACGCCTCCCAAGGCGGCTACCTGGACCGCAACTTCGGCGGGATCCTCATCGTCTGGGACCGGCTCTTCGGATCCTTCGTCGCCGAGACCGAGCGGCCCGTCTACGGGCTCACCAAGAACATCGCCACGTACAACCCCCTGCGGGTGGCCACCCATGAGTACGCCGCCATCGCCAGGGACCTGAAGGCGGCGGCGAGTTGGCGCGAGCGCGCGGGGCGGGTCTTCCGCGGGCCCGGCTGGCAGCCGGCCGGAGCGGTCACTGCGAAGAAGCCGGTCACGGAGCCCGTCGCGTGA
- a CDS encoding VIT family protein yields MTEPTHDEAHAGALGSRLNWLRAAVLGANDGIVSTAGLVVGVAGATADRSALLTAGLAGLLAGSMSMAAGEYVSVSTQRDSELAALAMEKRELKEQPEAELAELTDLLQERGLSRDVAREAAVQLTERDALKAHARVELGIDPDQLTDPWHAAWASFLSFTVGALLPLLAIVLPPADWRLGVTVVSVLAALVLTGWSSARLGSADAGRAVLRNVAGGALAMAVTYAAGALLGAAGV; encoded by the coding sequence GTGACCGAACCAACGCACGACGAAGCCCACGCAGGCGCGCTCGGCTCGCGGCTGAACTGGCTGCGGGCCGCGGTCCTGGGCGCCAACGACGGCATCGTCTCCACCGCTGGCCTTGTCGTCGGCGTGGCGGGTGCCACCGCCGACCGCTCCGCGCTGCTCACGGCGGGTCTCGCGGGACTGCTGGCCGGATCGATGTCGATGGCGGCGGGCGAGTACGTGTCCGTCTCCACCCAGCGGGACTCGGAGTTGGCCGCCCTGGCCATGGAGAAACGCGAGCTCAAGGAGCAGCCGGAGGCCGAGCTCGCTGAGCTGACGGACCTGCTGCAGGAGCGGGGCCTGTCACGGGACGTGGCCCGGGAGGCGGCGGTCCAGCTGACCGAACGGGACGCGTTGAAGGCCCACGCGCGCGTGGAGCTCGGCATCGACCCCGACCAGCTCACCGATCCGTGGCATGCGGCCTGGGCGAGCTTCCTCTCGTTCACCGTGGGCGCGTTGCTGCCGCTCCTGGCGATCGTGCTCCCGCCGGCGGACTGGCGGCTCGGTGTCACGGTCGTGTCCGTGCTGGCCGCGCTCGTCCTCACCGGCTGGAGCAGCGCGCGGCTGGGCTCGGCGGACGCGGGGCGGGCGGTGCTGCGGAACGTGGCCGGGGGCGCCCTGGCGATGGCCGTGACGTACGCGGCGGGGGCCCTGCTCGGGGCGGCCGGCGTGTGA
- a CDS encoding amidohydrolase family protein: MSDRYTVISADCHAGADLLDYKPYLERRHHEAFDAWAATYVNPYEDLLADTADKNWNSERRLAELEEDGIVAEVVFPNTIPPFFPSASLMAPAPTAEEFEQRWAGLRAHNRWLADFCAAAPGRRAGVFQILLNDVDEAVKEIRRAAGAGLRGGLLLPGTPPGSGLPELYSSAYDPIWAVCAELGVPVNHHAGSASPPLGDEPAARAVFMVETTWFSHRALWHLIFGGAFRRHPDLKLVLTEQGSGWIPGVLDMLDYYHGRLVAAATKASTAESKFGAGLAAAMGKGPSEVWRDNCFVGASFMRPHEVPLRDRIGLDKIMWGSDYPHDEGTHPYSREGLRIAYAGLPREEIAAMVGGNAARVYGFDLAYLDGIAAKVGPTVAEIAEPLGAPPADATSPVFAKGGSVRVW, encoded by the coding sequence ATGAGCGATCGGTACACGGTGATCTCCGCGGACTGTCACGCGGGCGCCGATCTTCTCGACTACAAGCCGTACTTGGAGAGGCGGCACCACGAAGCGTTCGACGCGTGGGCGGCCACATACGTCAATCCGTACGAGGACCTGCTCGCCGACACGGCCGACAAGAACTGGAACTCCGAGCGGCGCCTCGCGGAGCTGGAGGAGGACGGGATCGTCGCGGAGGTGGTCTTCCCCAACACCATCCCGCCGTTCTTCCCGTCGGCCTCCCTGATGGCGCCCGCCCCGACGGCGGAGGAGTTCGAGCAGCGGTGGGCCGGGCTGCGCGCCCACAACCGCTGGCTCGCGGACTTCTGCGCGGCAGCTCCTGGCCGCCGCGCGGGCGTGTTCCAGATCCTCCTGAACGACGTGGACGAGGCGGTGAAGGAGATCCGCCGGGCGGCGGGTGCGGGCCTCAGGGGCGGCCTCCTGCTGCCCGGCACCCCGCCGGGTTCGGGTCTGCCCGAGCTGTACTCCTCGGCGTACGACCCGATCTGGGCGGTCTGCGCGGAGCTGGGCGTCCCGGTGAACCACCACGCGGGCTCGGCGTCGCCGCCCCTGGGCGACGAACCTGCCGCCCGGGCGGTGTTCATGGTGGAGACGACCTGGTTCTCGCACCGCGCGCTGTGGCACCTGATCTTCGGCGGTGCGTTCCGCCGCCACCCGGACCTGAAACTGGTGCTGACCGAGCAGGGCTCGGGGTGGATCCCCGGGGTGCTCGACATGCTGGACTACTACCACGGGCGGCTGGTGGCGGCCGCCACGAAGGCGTCGACGGCGGAGTCGAAGTTCGGCGCGGGACTGGCCGCGGCGATGGGCAAGGGCCCTTCGGAAGTCTGGCGGGACAACTGCTTCGTCGGCGCCAGCTTCATGCGCCCGCACGAGGTGCCGCTGCGCGACCGCATCGGCCTCGACAAGATCATGTGGGGCAGCGACTACCCGCACGACGAGGGCACCCACCCCTACTCCCGGGAGGGCCTGCGCATCGCCTACGCGGGCCTGCCCCGGGAGGAGATCGCCGCGATGGTCGGCGGCAACGCGGCCCGCGTGTACGGCTTCGACCTGGCGTACCTGGACGGGATCGCGGCGAAAGTCGGTCCCACGGTGGCGGAGATCGCCGAGCCGCTCGGCGCTCCGCCGGCGGACGCGACGAGCCCGGTGTTCGCGAAGGGAGGGTCGGTACGGGTGTGGTGA
- a CDS encoding amidohydrolase family protein produces MAGQDPYLIISSDCHAGLPTEEYRPYLDPRFHRDFDEFLAGRDRRREEMTRLGIRNEAFANKWFQDNEEGLRGGWDTAQRLKELDGDGVAAEVVFPDADAVDSQTAAPFGVGLGLSGDQDPELGMAGAQAHNRWLADFVSENPERHCGVALLPITAEVSRVVEEVYRAKESGLGALMIPSMWVDKEPYHDRRYDPVWAAAAECGMPVVTHSGAAPRHEYGDHLGIYVSEVTWWPARPLWFLLWSGVFERHPGLKFGVAESGCWWLPNLLWFMDRLYLGAHGGKKLSPFAELKRPPHEYLDRQLFICATNTKRRELAQRYEIGVDNILWGSDFPHPEGTWPDTRAWLAKTFHDIPVEETRRMLGLAAAEIFGFDVETLAPLARRIGPTPADLGQSDDQTAVEASWARSREVGRHWLTDHDFPVLGATS; encoded by the coding sequence ATGGCCGGCCAGGACCCCTACCTGATCATCTCCTCCGACTGCCACGCCGGACTCCCCACCGAGGAGTACCGGCCCTATCTGGACCCCCGTTTCCACCGGGACTTCGACGAGTTCCTCGCGGGCCGCGACCGGCGCCGCGAGGAGATGACGCGGCTCGGCATCCGCAACGAGGCGTTCGCGAACAAGTGGTTCCAGGACAACGAGGAAGGCCTGCGCGGCGGCTGGGACACCGCGCAGCGCCTCAAGGAGCTGGACGGCGACGGCGTGGCCGCGGAGGTCGTCTTCCCGGACGCGGACGCCGTGGACAGCCAGACGGCCGCCCCCTTCGGCGTGGGCCTCGGCCTCTCCGGCGACCAGGACCCCGAGCTCGGCATGGCGGGCGCGCAGGCGCACAACCGCTGGCTTGCGGACTTCGTCTCCGAGAACCCGGAACGGCACTGCGGAGTCGCCCTGCTGCCCATCACGGCGGAGGTGTCGCGCGTGGTGGAGGAGGTGTACCGGGCGAAGGAGTCGGGGCTCGGCGCCCTGATGATCCCCTCCATGTGGGTCGACAAGGAGCCGTACCACGACCGGCGTTACGACCCCGTGTGGGCGGCGGCCGCCGAGTGCGGGATGCCGGTGGTGACCCACTCCGGGGCGGCGCCGCGCCACGAGTACGGCGACCACCTCGGTATTTACGTCAGCGAGGTGACGTGGTGGCCCGCCCGTCCCCTCTGGTTCCTGCTGTGGTCGGGAGTCTTCGAGCGGCACCCGGGCCTCAAGTTCGGGGTCGCGGAGTCCGGTTGCTGGTGGCTGCCGAACCTCCTCTGGTTCATGGACCGCCTCTACCTGGGCGCGCACGGCGGCAAGAAGCTGTCGCCCTTCGCGGAGCTCAAGCGGCCTCCGCACGAGTACCTGGACCGGCAGCTCTTCATCTGCGCGACGAACACCAAGCGCCGAGAACTGGCCCAGCGGTACGAGATCGGCGTCGACAACATCCTCTGGGGCAGCGACTTCCCGCACCCCGAGGGCACCTGGCCCGACACGCGCGCGTGGCTGGCGAAGACCTTCCATGACATCCCGGTCGAGGAGACGCGCCGGATGCTGGGCCTGGCGGCCGCGGAGATCTTCGGCTTCGACGTCGAGACGCTGGCACCGCTCGCCCGGCGCATCGGCCCGACGCCGGCCGACCTCGGCCAGAGCGACGACCAGACGGCCGTGGAGGCGTCCTGGGCGCGCTCGCGCGAGGTGGGCCGCCACTGGCTGACCGACCACGACTTCCCGGTCCTGGGAGCCACGTCATGA